The Crassostrea angulata isolate pt1a10 chromosome 1, ASM2561291v2, whole genome shotgun sequence nucleotide sequence CCATCGTGTATAATTAACCCTCAATGTAACGATACGGTACACAGCAAATAGCGCTGTCATGAAAGGCCTAAGTCGTTAcctggttttctttttaatatgtttCAGTTTAATTAGAGAAACGGGATCAAGTGGCGATTTCTGTCGAAGAAATTCCGACTGTGGTGCTAACGCCTTTTGTAATGACCGTAGTGATTGTGATTGTGGGACCGGGTTTTACGACTTCCCCCCTCTTACTACAGCCCTAGGTGACGGGTGTCTCGATGAGTTTGTCAGGAAAAAGGACTaacagacagactgacggaTCAATGTACAGAAGGACAAACAAaacatagatagatagatagatagatagatagatagatagatagatagatagatagatagatagatagatagatagatattgaCAAGTGTGTAGAATAATGTCATTATAATGATTAACCTGCTCGTAATCTGTTTATTGgtagtgtttttaaaaaaaggtgtTGGTATCAATTAACATCGCATGATAAATAACTAATCATTGATTAGCgttcttttttgaaaaatagaaCCATGACGCACAGAAAAAATGGGACCTCGATTGTCTTAGATAAGAAGCGGCGAAACAAGTTTATAATTAATTCCCCATAAGAGCTCGGGGCATGACAAACGATTTATAACAGATAATCTTAATCTTACAGGCAATTGTGGTGAATTGGGAAGGACCAATCAGTGTGAGAGAAACACCCAGTGTATCCTCACACCACAGGGGTACGGAGAATGTACATGCCCAGAGAATACATTTGGACCACCAGAATGTCGCGGTAACGTAAAACAGAATACGTATTTGCAACGTATAATATATCGCGTGTTGTCGAATCATTTGTGTCTTAATTTTAACTGTTCAGGTGATTGCAAATCCAGCTTACAATGTAGTTTTCATGGCAACTGCGAGGGTGGCAAATGTGTGTGTTTTCCGGAATTTGAAGGAAAATATTGtgatggtaatttttttacgtTATAATTTACTTAATTCCTTTCcattaaaaactaaaacaac carries:
- the LOC128184590 gene encoding tenascin-X-like, with amino-acid sequence MKGLSRYLVFFLICFSLIRETGSSGDFCRRNSDCGANAFCNDRSDCDCGTGFYDFPPLTTALGDGCVGNCGELGRTNQCERNTQCILTPQGYGECTCPENTFGPPECRGDCKSSLQCSFHGNCEGGKCVCFPEFEGKYCDVKTPMKPRGNLYLLLGAAALPLILLVPAAFASSVSSG